Proteins encoded within one genomic window of Oncorhynchus tshawytscha isolate Ot180627B linkage group LG02, Otsh_v2.0, whole genome shotgun sequence:
- the slc25a34 gene encoding solute carrier family 25 member 34, with product MTGTQLMNYPTTNSPFSSPSSNSILLQSAAMTSPVPPFSRATSVPSPQLPPALWPPLDFAFGALSCCGACVFTNPLEVVKTRLQLQGELRARGSYRQHYRGVLQALWVVGRTDGLRGLQKGLSAGLMYQGLMNGVRLGFYSYCDTVGFTAAPGGSLMSGAVAGALGAFIASPAYLVKTHLQAQTVEAIAVGHQHNHQGVSSAFANIYRREGVVGLWRGVNGAVPRVMVGSAAQLATFSSAKEWVARLQWYSPNSWLVALTAACISGVAVTITMTPFDVISTRLYNQPVDERHRGRLYLGFSDCLVKVCRTEGFLGLYKGMGPVFFRLCPHTVLSMLFWDLMRQRAFQDVQNES from the exons ATGACCGGTACCCAGCTAATGAACTATCCCACCACAAACTCTCCATTCAGCTCTCCCAGCTCCAACTCCATTCTGCTCCAATCAGCTGCCATGACATCCCCAGTCCCCCCTTTTTCCCGGGCCACCTCAGTCCCCTCGCCTCAACTGCCTCCGGCCCTGTGGCCCCCGCTGGACTTTGCCTTTGGAGCGTTGTCGTGCTGCGGGGCCTGTGTGTTCACTAACCCCCTGGAGGTGGTAAAGACACGGTTGCAGCTGCAGGGAGAGCTGCGGGCGCGGGGGTCCTACCGGCAGCACTACCGCGGGGTGCTGCAGGCCCTGTGGGTGGTGGGGAGGACGGATGGGCTCCGCGGGCTGCAGAAGGGGCTCTCGGCTGGGCTGATGTACCAGGGTCTGATGAACGGCGTGAGGCTGGGCTTCTACTCCTACTGTGACACCGTGGGGTTCACTGCAGCCCCTGGAGGGAGTCTGATGTCAGGGGCCGTGGCCGGGGCTCTGGGGGCCTTCATTGCCTCTCCTGCCTATCTG GTGAAGACACatctgcaggcccagacagtcGAGGCCATCGCAGTGGGTCACCAGCACAACCATCAG GGTGTGTCGAGTGCCTTCGCCAATATCTACCGGCGGGAGGGCGTGGTGGGGCTGTGGAGGGGTGTGAACGGAGCTGTGCCTCGAGTGATGGTGGGATCAGCCGCCCAACTGGCCACCTTCAGCTCCGCTAAGGAATGGGTGGCACGCCTACAG TGGTACAGTCCAAACAGCTGGCTGGTTGCCTTGACAGCTGCCTGTATCAGTGGAGTCGCCGTGACGATCACCATGACACCATTTGACGTCATCAGCACACGCCTCTACAACCAGCCAGTGGATGAACGTCATAGG GGTCGTCTGTACCTGGGCTTCTCAGACTGTCTGGTGAAGGTGTGCCGGACAGAGGGTTTTCTGGGGCTGTATAAAGGTATGGGCCCTGTGTTCTTCCGCCTGTGCCCTCACACCGTTCTTAGCATGCTCTTCTGGGACCTGATGAGACAACGGGCCTTTCAGGACGTTCAGAACGAGAGCTGA
- the fblim1 gene encoding filamin-binding LIM protein 1 → MASAAPQKRMVSSVFITLTSPYRATVTQHQHTRTHSATANDMPHAAMRVSPEDSSTRKPSVGDTQHGSIHRQERTPSESQGSAQNGDQSSTPSLARPSKPRPPPSPVTPNLTLGPEDTQQTDTAAYKGPEELPPPPPLPPVSVDAELREDLAPLLPPPPVQETPTAPILRPVYPDRPTVSEQPNFAVNRPPEQRTPSSGGEQKEPSQEQLQMVESKEVCGFCRKPVALSETAIEALNRTYHASCFQCRQCHIPLAGKLYYNKAGIPLCEDCYQASLELCWACGEVIKDHVIRALERAYHPPCFICATCSQPIGEQRFAQGEVGEVYCLQDYYRKYAPQCSACQQLIIPREDGTDSFTVECLGRSFHEDCYRCEVCSTQLSPEPNDHGCHPLDERVLCKSCHLTMVQSAQL, encoded by the exons ATGGCGTCGGCTGCTCCGCAGAAGAGGATGGTTTCCTCCGTCTTCATCACGCTGACGTCCCCTTACAGAGCCACCGTCACTCAGCAccaacacacgcgcacacacagcgCCACCGCCAATGACATGCCACATGCAGCCATGCGGGTTAGCCCAGAGGACAGCAGCACCCGTAAGCCCAGTGTCGGTGACACGCAGCATGGTTCCATACATAGGCAAGAGAGGACTCCGTCTGAGTCCCAGGGCAGTGCACAGAATGGGGACCAGAGCTCCACACCTTCCCTGGCCAGACCCTCAAAACCCAGACCTCCACCCAGCCCAGTGACCCCTAACCTCACCCTGGGTCCGGAAGACACGCAGCAGACAGATACCGCAGCATACAAGGGTCCTGAGG agctccctcctccacctccccttccTCCTGTGTCTGTGGATGCTGAACTGAGGGAGGATCTTGcacctctcctgcctcctccacCCGTACAGGAGACGCCAACTGCTCCCATCCTCCGACCTGTGTATCCAGACAGACCAACAGTGTCTGAACAACCG AACTTTGCAGTGAATAGACCGCCAGAGCAAAGAACACCATCTAGTGGGGGGGAACAGAAGGAACCATCCCAGGAGCAGCTACAGATGGTGGAGAGCAAGG AGGTGTGTGGCTTCTGCCGTAAGCCTGTGGCTCTGAGTGAAACTGCCATAGAGGCTCTGAACAGGACATACCACGCCAGTTGCTTCCAGTGCAGACAGTGCCATATCCCTCTGGCTGGTAAACTGTACTACAATAAGGCAGGAATACCACTCTGTGAGGACTGTTACCAG GCCAGTTTGGAACTTTGCTGGGCATGTGGGGAAGTTATCAAAGACCATGTTATCCGTGCACTGGAAAGAGCTTACCACCCACCTTGCTTTATCTGTGCGACGTGCAGCCAACCAATTGGAGAGCAGAGATTCGCTCAGGGAGAGGTTGGGGAAGTGTATTGCCTCCAGGATTACTACAG GAAATACGCTCCCCAGTGTAGTGCCTGCCAGCAGCTGATCATTCCAAGAGAGGATGGCACGGACAGCTTCACCGTGGAGTGCCTGGGACGCTCCTTCCACGAGGACTGCTATCGCTGTGAG GTCTGCAGTACCCAGCTCTCCCCAGAGCCAAACGACCATGGCTGCCATCCACTGGATGAGAGGGTGCTGTGTAAGTCTTGTCACCTGACCATGGTTCAGTCTGCCCAGCTCTAA